A genomic segment from Desulfurispirillum indicum S5 encodes:
- the proB gene encoding glutamate 5-kinase, translated as MSASSLVQVIQEAQCIVIKVGSNVLVRGTGLDLPFLYTLAEDIHELRQAGKKVVIVTSGSIATAMVKLATPARPKALPLKQAYAAVGQLGLMWEYERAFRVYNIPVAQVLLTRGDLENRKRYLNSHNTFMALFDLGVIPIVNENDTVATDEIRFGDNDSLSAMVAGVVNADVNIILSDIDGLYTANPQLEPGATHIALVTSIDEQVEKMAGNSLSSVGTGGMITKMQAAKICMNAGIHMIIGCGRGNHALRRLMKGKTRGTLFEPSIDAVSAKKRWILQSLTSKGKLVIDDGARQALTRKDASLLPIGVTGVQGRFERGDCVDIVGADGVAVAKGLALYSSDEIVRIKGKKSTEIEQVLGYTNHDDLVHRDNMVLYNA; from the coding sequence ATGTCTGCAAGTTCGCTCGTTCAGGTCATCCAGGAGGCTCAGTGTATTGTCATCAAGGTAGGCAGCAACGTGCTGGTGCGTGGCACCGGCCTTGACCTGCCCTTCCTGTACACACTGGCGGAGGATATTCACGAACTGCGCCAGGCCGGAAAAAAAGTGGTCATTGTCACCTCGGGCTCCATTGCCACGGCCATGGTCAAACTCGCCACTCCCGCCCGGCCCAAGGCCCTTCCCCTGAAGCAGGCCTACGCCGCTGTCGGGCAGCTGGGGCTGATGTGGGAGTATGAACGGGCATTTCGCGTCTATAATATTCCTGTAGCCCAGGTGCTGCTGACCAGGGGTGATCTGGAAAACCGCAAACGGTATCTCAATTCCCACAATACCTTTATGGCGCTCTTTGATCTGGGTGTCATTCCCATAGTCAATGAAAATGACACCGTGGCCACCGATGAAATCCGTTTCGGTGACAATGACTCTCTCTCGGCCATGGTTGCCGGGGTGGTGAACGCCGATGTCAATATTATCCTCAGTGATATCGATGGCCTCTATACTGCCAACCCACAGCTTGAACCCGGCGCCACGCACATTGCGCTGGTGACCAGTATTGATGAGCAGGTGGAGAAGATGGCGGGTAACAGCCTCTCCAGTGTCGGTACTGGTGGCATGATCACCAAAATGCAGGCGGCGAAAATCTGCATGAATGCCGGCATTCACATGATTATCGGCTGTGGCAGAGGCAACCACGCTCTGCGGCGTCTGATGAAGGGGAAGACCCGGGGGACGCTCTTTGAGCCTTCCATTGACGCGGTCTCCGCTAAAAAACGCTGGATACTGCAGTCCCTCACCAGCAAGGGAAAGCTGGTTATCGATGACGGAGCCAGGCAGGCGCTGACCCGCAAGGACGCCAGCCTGCTGCCCATCGGGGTGACAGGGGTGCAGGGGCGCTTTGAGCGTGGAGACTGTGTGGACATTGTAGGCGCAGATGGCGTGGCAGTTGCCAAGGGCCTGGCCCTTTACAGTTCCGATGAGATCGTCCGTATCAAAGGGAAAAAATCTACTGAAATAGAGCAGGTTTTAGGGTATACCAATCACGATGACCTCGTTCACCGCGACAACATGGTCCTTTACAATGCGTAA
- a CDS encoding glutamate-5-semialdehyde dehydrogenase, which translates to MNQLAINYASDAKSARFALAQLGSAQKRTLLHKMADQLIAHSDAILESNQQDMVNGRKSGLSNAMLDRLLLNPERIEDMADSVRQIADMPDPVGEKFDHRVLDNGLELTKVRVPIGVVMVIFESRPNVASDAAALCVKSGNASILRGGKESIHSVTAIGRALKHALSEMKLPAQVVTMVEDADRAIMEDLLRMTSSIDLVVPRGGEGLINYVTEHSRIPVVKHDKGLCHVYIDQYADMDMAIRIAVNAKTQRPGVCNAMETLLVHQSIAPAILPLLCKEMTRKKVEIRGCEASIKLCPDAGIVAAKAEDWDTEYLDLIMNLRVVDSLEQAVEHIQQHGTGHSEAIVTENYHAAGLFQKIVDAAAVYVNASTRFTDGGQFGMGAEIGISTQKLHCRGPMGVRELTTTKYIVSGSGQIR; encoded by the coding sequence ATGAACCAGCTTGCCATCAATTACGCCAGTGATGCGAAAAGTGCCAGATTCGCCCTGGCTCAACTGGGCAGCGCGCAAAAAAGGACGCTGCTCCATAAAATGGCCGATCAGCTTATTGCCCACAGCGACGCTATTCTGGAAAGCAACCAGCAGGATATGGTCAATGGGCGCAAGAGTGGGCTCTCCAATGCCATGCTCGACCGACTGCTGCTGAATCCCGAACGCATTGAAGACATGGCAGACTCGGTGCGCCAGATTGCCGATATGCCCGATCCCGTTGGGGAGAAGTTTGACCACCGTGTCCTGGATAATGGGCTGGAACTTACCAAGGTTCGCGTGCCCATTGGCGTGGTGATGGTTATATTTGAATCAAGGCCCAATGTGGCCAGCGATGCCGCCGCCCTCTGCGTGAAGTCGGGTAACGCCAGTATTCTGCGTGGTGGTAAGGAATCCATTCACTCAGTGACGGCCATTGGCCGTGCCCTGAAGCATGCCCTGTCGGAAATGAAGCTACCCGCCCAGGTTGTCACCATGGTGGAGGATGCGGATCGCGCCATTATGGAGGATCTGCTGCGCATGACCAGCAGTATCGACCTGGTGGTACCCCGTGGCGGCGAAGGGCTCATCAATTACGTGACTGAGCATTCGCGCATTCCTGTGGTCAAACACGATAAGGGTTTGTGCCATGTGTACATCGACCAGTATGCGGATATGGACATGGCCATCAGGATTGCTGTCAACGCCAAAACTCAGCGACCTGGCGTCTGCAATGCCATGGAAACGCTGCTGGTGCATCAGTCCATAGCACCAGCGATTCTGCCCCTTCTCTGTAAGGAGATGACAAGGAAAAAAGTGGAGATCCGTGGCTGTGAAGCCAGCATAAAACTGTGTCCCGATGCGGGCATCGTGGCGGCAAAGGCGGAGGACTGGGACACCGAGTACCTGGATCTCATCATGAATCTGCGCGTGGTTGATTCGCTGGAACAGGCAGTTGAGCACATCCAGCAGCATGGCACAGGTCATTCGGAAGCCATTGTCACCGAGAACTACCACGCGGCCGGACTCTTTCAGAAGATCGTGGATGCCGCTGCCGTTTATGTCAACGCCTCTACCCGCTTTACCGATGGTGGCCAGTTCGGCATGGGGGCGGAAATCGGCATTTCCACTCAGAAGCTGCACTGTCGAGGCCCCATGGGTGTGCGCGAGCTGACCACTACCAAGTATATTGTCAGCGGGAGTGGACAGATCCGATGA
- a CDS encoding DUF1461 domain-containing protein: MANKQKLRPLHPSALSLPFLFLLSSLYIGWILLGSVNFLYPQWYSLLHIEAHIQEYAPQNIHGKGNFAHTATAEHFRLFQQIVHGIHGRSDLATITYHAPDGRKLGTLLSADEVTHLQDVAHIVTLLTRVGATCLILTLLLALLLWHRRSRLLHPLRATALLGITALCISLGVYILGPVRVFYQLHDWFFPPDNPWFFYYQESLMTTLMKAPDIFGAIAVSWLLLSVFIAATAYSGLWYMLGRR, from the coding sequence ATGGCGAACAAGCAAAAGTTGCGCCCCCTCCACCCCTCAGCACTGAGTCTGCCCTTTCTTTTCCTGCTGAGCTCCCTGTACATCGGCTGGATTCTCCTCGGTTCCGTCAACTTTCTCTACCCCCAATGGTACAGCCTCCTGCACATCGAGGCCCACATCCAGGAGTACGCCCCGCAGAATATCCACGGCAAGGGGAACTTTGCCCACACCGCCACCGCAGAGCACTTTCGCCTGTTCCAGCAGATCGTCCACGGCATCCATGGGCGAAGCGACCTCGCCACCATCACCTATCATGCCCCTGATGGCCGGAAACTCGGAACCCTGTTGAGCGCCGATGAAGTCACCCACCTGCAGGATGTCGCCCATATCGTCACCCTGCTCACCCGCGTCGGGGCAACCTGCCTGATCCTGACACTGCTCCTGGCACTGCTGCTGTGGCACCGGCGCAGCAGACTGCTGCACCCCCTGCGCGCCACCGCCCTGCTCGGCATCACCGCACTGTGTATCAGTCTCGGCGTGTATATCCTCGGCCCCGTCAGGGTCTTCTACCAGCTCCACGACTGGTTCTTCCCCCCCGATAACCCCTGGTTTTTTTACTACCAGGAGTCCCTGATGACCACCCTCATGAAGGCCCCGGACATATTCGGTGCCATAGCAGTCAGCTGGCTCCTGTTGAGCGTCTTCATTGCCGCCACTGCCTACAGCGGCCTGTGGTATATGCTCGGACGGCGCTGA
- a CDS encoding methionyl-tRNA formyltransferase — translation MKIVVFGYSEFTRRCVLELQQRGMDILLLCPECDRELFASYGMHEIAVQQLIFHDMDDPVLLDALRDFSPDYLFSIIFSHLVPDHILSMARHGSVNFHPAPLPAFRTANAWFWPLRHGAESSALCLHYMTSRWDSGDLVLQVPFSLSPLETQGTYVQKVCELAPAVVQQLMALMNRGPLPRTPQGKGRYYGKVTLGDIFIDFNEGARGIEALVRACNPFHYAQTMFRDKNIEIVEADLTGRASDGVPGSLLFEDGELYCAAADELLHLRILQVPMEGTFSGRRFALQYGVNSGERLRHIREFPQFQHLLQ, via the coding sequence ATGAAAATTGTGGTTTTTGGCTACTCCGAGTTTACGCGGCGCTGTGTGCTGGAGCTGCAGCAGCGCGGTATGGACATTCTACTGCTGTGTCCCGAGTGCGATCGTGAACTGTTTGCAAGTTATGGCATGCACGAAATCGCGGTGCAGCAGCTCATTTTTCACGACATGGATGATCCCGTACTGCTTGACGCCCTGCGCGATTTTTCCCCTGATTATCTCTTTTCCATCATCTTTTCCCATCTGGTGCCCGATCATATTCTCTCCATGGCCCGCCATGGCTCGGTGAACTTTCACCCGGCGCCTCTGCCAGCCTTTCGTACTGCCAATGCCTGGTTCTGGCCTCTGCGCCATGGCGCTGAGTCTTCGGCTCTGTGTCTGCATTACATGACTTCGCGCTGGGACAGTGGCGATCTGGTGCTGCAGGTGCCCTTCTCCCTCAGTCCCCTGGAGACTCAGGGTACCTATGTGCAGAAAGTGTGCGAGCTGGCACCGGCGGTTGTGCAGCAGCTGATGGCTCTGATGAACAGGGGGCCGCTGCCTCGCACTCCCCAGGGCAAGGGCCGTTACTACGGCAAGGTGACGCTGGGTGATATCTTCATCGACTTCAATGAAGGCGCGCGCGGTATTGAGGCGCTGGTTCGGGCCTGTAACCCCTTCCATTACGCCCAGACCATGTTTCGCGACAAAAATATCGAAATTGTCGAGGCCGATCTGACAGGTCGGGCCAGCGATGGGGTTCCCGGCAGCCTGCTGTTTGAGGATGGTGAGCTGTACTGTGCTGCCGCCGATGAGCTGCTGCACCTGCGGATTCTGCAGGTTCCCATGGAGGGCACTTTCAGTGGCAGACGCTTCGCGCTGCAGTATGGGGTGAATTCCGGTGAGCGCCTGCGTCATATTCGCGAGTTTCCACAGTTTCAGCACCTGCTGCAGTGA
- a CDS encoding Fur family transcriptional regulator, with product MQTHKKSISEITSSLRDKGMKMTQQRRVILDVLRSTKQHPSAEWIYNQVRKIIPNVSLGTVYRNLNTLQQEGLVLEMNYGKGQSRYDGTVEPHYHVRCIQCGRIDDVEFDTYDHLHDQVESRTGFSISEHRLEFSGICPDCTKSV from the coding sequence ATGCAGACACATAAAAAGAGTATTTCGGAAATTACCTCTTCTCTGCGCGACAAGGGCATGAAGATGACACAGCAGCGCCGGGTTATCCTCGATGTGCTGCGCAGCACCAAACAGCATCCATCGGCGGAGTGGATTTACAACCAGGTTCGGAAGATCATACCCAATGTCAGTCTGGGGACGGTGTACCGTAATCTGAACACCCTGCAGCAGGAAGGCCTGGTGCTGGAGATGAACTATGGCAAAGGCCAGTCCCGTTACGACGGGACGGTGGAACCCCACTACCATGTGCGCTGCATTCAGTGTGGCCGCATCGACGATGTGGAGTTCGACACCTACGATCATCTGCACGACCAGGTGGAGTCGCGAACCGGTTTCTCCATCAGTGAGCATCGTCTGGAGTTCTCCGGTATCTGCCCGGACTGCACCAAATCTGTCTGA
- the murJ gene encoding murein biosynthesis integral membrane protein MurJ, with the protein MSQQGESRLLARAVASFASATFLSRIVGFVRDMVIAMFFGAGHRADAFFIAFSIPSLLRRLFAEGALSASFVSILSKTVKSDGDEQGNELFQKVLSLLSVVLAGVTLVGVIAAPLLVWVMAPGFGLVEGKHEMTVLLTRIMFPFLFFIGMATTVMAVLNTKGKFFIASFTSFAFNLAIIVAAIIGYYAFDQSIYALGIGVTIGGLLQFLMQIPSLYRLRYRLRFRLDFRDPRIVQIVTLMGPGVIGLAVAQVNTTVDSIIASYLVAGSVSFLYYANRLVQFPLGVFGVAVSTAILPGLSRSVVDRNSGELNGLLRRGIDLINFITLPCIVGLVIAGDDIIRLLFQRGEFTEYDALMTYMALAAYSLGLLAFALVKLVVSLFYSLEDSKTPLKAAAWAMLVNILLNLALMYPLGHAGLALATSAASWGNFLYLWHIARQRGMTDVRLFNGETWRILLVSGMLGAVLLVMKFALLPWLDAGTGLRVVLYLGVAAAVYLPLARVARIDSLNYIQKSLMKKEIAP; encoded by the coding sequence ATGTCCCAGCAGGGAGAAAGTCGTCTTCTGGCCCGCGCAGTGGCCTCATTCGCTTCCGCCACATTTCTCAGCCGCATAGTGGGTTTTGTCCGCGATATGGTCATCGCCATGTTTTTTGGCGCAGGCCATCGCGCCGATGCCTTTTTCATTGCCTTCAGCATTCCTTCGCTGCTCAGGCGGCTTTTTGCCGAGGGAGCCCTTTCGGCCTCTTTTGTTTCCATCCTCTCCAAAACCGTGAAAAGTGATGGTGACGAACAGGGCAACGAGCTCTTCCAGAAAGTGCTCAGCCTGCTGAGCGTGGTGCTGGCAGGAGTGACGCTGGTTGGTGTGATTGCCGCGCCCTTGCTGGTCTGGGTCATGGCTCCCGGTTTTGGCCTGGTTGAGGGCAAGCATGAGATGACGGTGCTGCTGACCCGCATCATGTTTCCCTTTCTCTTCTTTATCGGCATGGCGACCACCGTGATGGCGGTGCTGAATACCAAGGGGAAATTCTTTATCGCGTCCTTTACCTCATTTGCTTTTAACCTCGCCATTATCGTGGCGGCGATCATCGGCTACTACGCCTTTGATCAATCCATATACGCCCTTGGCATTGGTGTGACCATCGGCGGCCTTCTGCAGTTTCTCATGCAGATCCCAAGCCTCTATCGCCTGCGCTACCGGCTGCGCTTTCGTCTGGATTTCCGCGATCCCCGCATCGTGCAGATTGTCACCCTGATGGGGCCTGGGGTGATCGGCCTTGCCGTGGCCCAGGTGAACACCACCGTCGATTCCATCATCGCCAGTTACCTGGTGGCCGGCAGTGTCAGCTTCCTGTACTATGCCAACCGTCTGGTGCAGTTTCCCCTGGGTGTGTTTGGTGTGGCTGTATCCACGGCGATTCTGCCCGGATTGAGCCGCAGTGTTGTTGACAGGAATAGCGGCGAGCTCAACGGCCTGCTGCGTCGCGGGATAGACCTGATCAACTTTATCACTCTGCCGTGCATTGTGGGGCTGGTGATCGCCGGTGATGATATTATCCGCCTGCTCTTTCAGCGGGGTGAGTTCACTGAGTACGACGCGTTGATGACCTACATGGCCCTGGCGGCCTACTCCCTTGGTTTGCTGGCCTTTGCTCTGGTCAAGCTGGTGGTTTCGCTCTTCTACTCCCTGGAAGACAGTAAGACCCCACTGAAGGCAGCTGCCTGGGCCATGCTGGTCAATATCCTCCTGAATCTCGCTCTGATGTATCCCCTGGGGCACGCCGGACTGGCGCTGGCCACCTCTGCGGCCAGCTGGGGGAACTTCCTCTATCTGTGGCATATTGCCCGTCAGCGGGGGATGACTGATGTGCGCCTGTTCAATGGCGAGACCTGGAGAATTCTGCTGGTCAGTGGTATGCTTGGCGCCGTCCTGCTGGTGATGAAGTTCGCGCTGTTGCCCTGGCTGGACGCGGGCACAGGCCTGCGGGTGGTTCTCTACCTGGGCGTTGCGGCTGCGGTCTATCTGCCCCTGGCCAGGGTCGCTCGCATTGACTCTCTGAATTATATTCAAAAATCACTTATGAAAAAGGAGATAGCGCCATGA
- a CDS encoding ABC transporter ATP-binding protein, with protein sequence MTPLLELQNITVMQGQNMALKHLSMRIFPGEHVAILGPNGSGKSTLIKLLTRELYPVRSADSALRILGQELWNVAQLRRSFGIVTNDLVAELTRPSISALEAVLSGYFSTHGLWPHLEATEEMVHRARGLLDMLGIAHLAKRALTEMSSGELRRVVLARALVHAPQSLILDEPSNSLDVAAQRELHRTMEQLAGEGIAIIVVTHHLPDIIPQIDRVICLREGRIFADAPKAEVLCSDLLSRLFAVPVQVHESDGWYRF encoded by the coding sequence ATGACCCCCCTCCTTGAACTGCAGAATATTACCGTGATGCAGGGGCAGAACATGGCCCTGAAGCATCTTTCCATGCGAATTTTCCCCGGTGAGCATGTGGCGATTCTGGGCCCCAATGGCAGCGGCAAGTCCACGTTGATCAAACTGCTGACCCGTGAGCTCTACCCGGTGCGAAGCGCGGACAGCGCATTGCGCATTCTGGGGCAGGAACTGTGGAACGTAGCCCAGCTGCGCCGCAGTTTCGGTATTGTCACCAACGATCTGGTTGCCGAGCTGACCCGTCCTTCCATCAGTGCTCTGGAGGCGGTGCTCTCCGGCTATTTCTCCACTCATGGCTTGTGGCCCCATCTGGAGGCAACCGAAGAGATGGTTCACAGGGCGCGGGGGCTCCTGGACATGCTGGGTATCGCCCACCTTGCAAAGCGGGCCCTGACAGAGATGTCGTCGGGGGAACTCAGGCGCGTGGTGCTGGCACGGGCTCTGGTACACGCGCCGCAATCGCTGATTCTGGATGAGCCTTCCAACAGCCTTGATGTGGCGGCGCAGCGGGAGCTGCATCGCACCATGGAACAGCTGGCCGGGGAGGGTATCGCCATCATCGTGGTCACCCACCATCTGCCCGATATCATTCCCCAGATCGACCGGGTCATCTGCCTGCGGGAGGGGCGTATCTTCGCCGACGCGCCCAAGGCGGAAGTACTGTGCAGTGATCTGCTCAGCCGCCTCTTCGCCGTACCGGTCCAGGTACATGAGTCTGACGGCTGGTACCGGTTTTAA
- the nadD gene encoding nicotinate-nucleotide adenylyltransferase, which produces MIGILGGVFSPIHNGHLFLAEYVMHTLRLEKVMFLPSNKPAHKEVDVMDSIERLHMLHLAVEDNPRFFISTMEIERSGYSYTADTIRNLENPRNYCFITGADIFSTITNWQDSEYLLRNLRFAVASRPGSISLDSIAEHLPPWYRSHITSDLEDTAKSCYLIPMPELEISSTYIRNALLENRPLRYLVPDPVFFYLSEKYGIVS; this is translated from the coding sequence ATGATCGGTATACTGGGGGGCGTATTCAGCCCGATTCACAACGGACATCTCTTTCTGGCTGAATACGTGATGCACACCCTGCGTCTGGAAAAGGTCATGTTTCTGCCCTCCAATAAGCCTGCCCATAAAGAAGTGGATGTCATGGACTCCATTGAGCGGCTGCATATGCTGCATCTGGCCGTGGAGGACAATCCACGTTTTTTTATCTCCACCATGGAGATCGAGCGTTCCGGGTACAGTTATACCGCCGACACCATCCGCAATCTGGAGAACCCGCGCAACTACTGCTTTATCACCGGCGCGGATATCTTTTCCACCATAACGAACTGGCAGGACAGTGAGTACCTGCTCAGGAATCTGCGCTTCGCCGTTGCCAGCCGCCCGGGCAGCATCAGTCTGGACTCCATTGCTGAGCACCTGCCACCCTGGTACCGATCGCACATTACCTCTGACCTGGAGGATACCGCTAAATCCTGCTATCTTATTCCCATGCCTGAGCTTGAGATCTCCAGTACCTATATTCGCAACGCGCTGCTGGAGAATCGGCCACTGCGCTACCTGGTTCCAGACCCCGTCTTTTTTTATCTATCGGAAAAGTATGGTATTGTAAGTTAA